The Chryseobacterium wanjuense genome includes a window with the following:
- the kdpA gene encoding potassium-transporting ATPase subunit KdpA: protein MNTEILGIIAMFAITLVIGIFLGKYIADVYGYKKTFLDKIFQPFENLIYKISGINPNKQMTWKQNMFAMLTINLVWFIIGFFILLNQSWLPLNPDGNPDMSPDLAFNTAISFLVNCNLQHYSGETGVSYLSQLYLMFLQFVTAATGMAAMAVLFKAFKDKTTTELGNFYDFFTKSIIRILIPISIVVAFILSANGTPMTFEGKDHITTLEGQKVDVSRGPAAAFVAIKHLGTNGGGFFGANSAHPLENPNYLTNMTEMVTQMIIPFALVFALGFYLKKRKLSWTIFTVMTIGFLALTVPNIINETNGNPLITQMGTDPHLGAMEGKEIRFGSAASAYWSIATTVISTGSVNAMHDSTMPLSGMNELLAMMINCFYGGCGVGILNYFIFIILAVFISGLMVGRTPEFLGKKIEAKEMKIAMIVALFHPFLILVGTALTAYLPEFGTKTLNNPGFHGFSEMLYEFTSSSANNGSGFEGLGDNTPWWNISTGIILLLSRFIPIIGPIAIAGLLAQKKYIPESSGTLKTDTATFGFMTLAVILLIAALSFFPALTLGPIAEQLQYFSK, encoded by the coding sequence ATGAATACAGAAATTTTAGGCATTATCGCAATGTTCGCAATCACATTAGTTATCGGTATTTTCTTAGGAAAGTACATTGCTGATGTTTATGGATATAAAAAGACTTTTTTAGATAAAATTTTCCAGCCTTTTGAAAATTTAATTTATAAAATTTCAGGTATTAATCCGAATAAGCAAATGACCTGGAAACAGAATATGTTTGCCATGTTGACCATTAATCTGGTTTGGTTTATCATCGGATTTTTTATCTTATTAAATCAATCCTGGCTTCCTCTCAATCCTGATGGAAACCCGGATATGTCTCCTGATCTCGCCTTCAATACGGCAATTTCGTTCTTAGTGAATTGTAATCTACAGCATTATTCGGGAGAAACGGGAGTCAGTTATTTGAGTCAGCTTTATTTAATGTTTCTGCAGTTTGTAACGGCAGCGACAGGTATGGCTGCAATGGCAGTGCTTTTCAAAGCATTTAAAGATAAAACAACAACGGAATTGGGTAATTTCTACGATTTTTTCACCAAATCCATCATCAGAATATTGATCCCTATCAGCATTGTGGTTGCATTTATCCTTTCAGCCAATGGAACTCCGATGACTTTCGAAGGCAAAGATCATATTACCACATTGGAAGGTCAGAAAGTAGATGTTTCCAGAGGTCCTGCTGCCGCTTTTGTGGCGATCAAACATTTAGGAACGAATGGTGGTGGATTTTTCGGGGCAAACTCGGCACATCCGCTTGAAAATCCGAATTACCTGACCAATATGACCGAAATGGTAACACAGATGATTATCCCGTTTGCTTTGGTTTTTGCACTTGGATTTTATTTAAAAAAGAGAAAACTCTCATGGACGATTTTTACCGTTATGACGATTGGATTTCTGGCACTTACAGTTCCCAATATCATTAACGAAACCAATGGAAATCCATTAATTACCCAAATGGGAACCGATCCTCACCTCGGAGCGATGGAAGGCAAGGAAATCCGCTTCGGAAGTGCCGCTTCAGCGTATTGGAGTATTGCGACAACGGTAATTTCAACCGGTTCGGTAAATGCCATGCACGACAGCACAATGCCGCTTTCAGGAATGAATGAGCTTCTGGCCATGATGATCAACTGCTTCTACGGAGGTTGCGGCGTTGGGATTCTGAACTACTTCATTTTCATCATTCTGGCTGTATTCATCAGTGGTCTGATGGTTGGAAGGACGCCTGAATTTTTAGGTAAAAAAATTGAAGCCAAAGAAATGAAAATTGCAATGATCGTAGCTTTGTTTCACCCGTTTTTAATTTTGGTCGGAACAGCTTTAACGGCCTATTTACCGGAATTCGGAACAAAAACATTGAACAATCCCGGCTTTCACGGATTCAGTGAGATGTTGTACGAATTCACCTCTTCTTCCGCCAACAACGGTTCCGGATTTGAAGGATTGGGCGACAATACCCCTTGGTGGAATATCTCCACAGGAATTATTTTGCTGTTATCAAGATTTATCCCCATCATCGGTCCAATCGCGATTGCAGGATTATTGGCTCAGAAAAAATACATCCCTGAAAGTTCGGGAACTTTAAAGACGGATACTGCAACTTTCGGATTTATGACATTAGCCGTGATTCTTCTGATTGCCGCCTTGTCATTCTTCCCTGCCCTTACGCTGGGACCGATAGCAGAACAGCTTCAATATTTTTCAAAATAA
- a CDS encoding S46 family peptidase produces the protein MTKKILLSVFLLPAVMTFAQQYGGMWIPTELNEKEMKDLGMKISAKEIFNPQKASIKDAVVQFNGGCTAEIISPKGLLLTNHHCGYGQIQAHSTVQNDLLSNGFWAKNPEGELPNPGVTVDFIVDIKDVSNQILEGTDNLAEPELSKQIAKNIEIYKNSQKTEPYQSISVKSMYYGNKYYAYTIETYKDIRLVGAPPQSIGKFGSDTDNWVWPRHTGDFSMFRIYADKNNKPAEYSKDNVPYVPKHYLPVSIKDKNENDFTFVFGFPGRTTEYLPAIAVEKIMKEIDPARIAVRDVALKTLDEKMRTDDATRIKYASKYASVANYWKKWIGEVEGLKKSNAVEKKVMYEGSLVAKNHEIKSTLDQLNKLYNDQAPFALNNAYYSETIKNAETLALANLYYTYITAVEAGRMDEKGTIALKKKLTAFYKDYSAELDAKVTAKLLALYANKTAPQFLPAGFEKYKNEAQNIQSFEEISKNSIITGRSEVNGASLAQDIDKAFSNQDKLIKALKKDPVYQPFTSIRDTYMTKADPQFTSLQMKIDALQKTYMAQQMATDKDRKFFPDANSTLRVTYGKVKGSSPRDAVSYNYQTHLAGVMEKYVPGDYEFDVPKKLIDLYNKKDFGNYKDKTGDVPVGFTATNHTTGGNSGSPALDANGNLVGLNFDRQWEGTMSDINYDPRFSRNIMVDTKYILFIIDKYADSKWLIDEMKIVK, from the coding sequence ATGACAAAAAAGATACTTCTATCTGTATTTCTTTTGCCGGCTGTGATGACATTTGCACAGCAATACGGAGGAATGTGGATTCCCACAGAGCTGAATGAAAAGGAAATGAAAGATCTGGGCATGAAAATCTCTGCGAAAGAAATCTTCAATCCTCAAAAAGCAAGTATAAAAGATGCTGTAGTACAGTTCAACGGAGGATGTACTGCGGAAATCATTTCTCCAAAAGGCTTATTGTTGACCAATCACCACTGTGGATATGGACAGATTCAGGCGCACTCAACTGTTCAAAATGACCTTTTATCCAATGGTTTCTGGGCCAAAAATCCTGAAGGAGAACTTCCGAATCCGGGGGTAACGGTAGACTTTATTGTTGATATTAAAGACGTATCCAATCAAATTTTAGAAGGAACCGACAATCTTGCTGAGCCAGAACTTTCAAAACAGATTGCTAAAAATATTGAGATTTACAAAAACTCTCAGAAAACTGAACCATATCAGTCAATTTCCGTTAAATCAATGTATTACGGAAACAAATATTACGCTTACACCATCGAAACGTACAAAGACATTCGTTTGGTAGGCGCTCCGCCGCAAAGCATCGGAAAATTCGGTTCTGATACCGACAACTGGGTTTGGCCGAGACATACGGGAGACTTCTCAATGTTCAGAATTTATGCCGATAAAAACAACAAACCTGCGGAATATTCCAAAGACAATGTTCCGTATGTTCCGAAGCATTATCTTCCTGTTTCCATCAAGGATAAAAATGAAAATGACTTCACTTTCGTATTCGGATTCCCTGGAAGAACTACAGAATATCTTCCTGCCATCGCGGTTGAAAAGATCATGAAAGAGATTGATCCTGCGAGAATTGCAGTGAGAGATGTTGCCTTAAAAACTTTGGACGAAAAGATGCGTACCGACGATGCAACCCGTATCAAATATGCTTCAAAATACGCTTCCGTAGCCAATTATTGGAAAAAATGGATCGGTGAAGTAGAAGGTCTGAAAAAATCAAACGCGGTTGAGAAAAAAGTAATGTATGAAGGCTCTTTGGTGGCTAAAAATCATGAAATTAAATCAACTTTAGATCAATTAAACAAACTATATAACGACCAGGCTCCTTTTGCTTTAAATAATGCTTATTATTCTGAAACCATTAAAAATGCTGAAACATTAGCATTGGCCAATCTTTACTACACTTACATCACAGCGGTAGAAGCAGGAAGAATGGATGAAAAAGGAACGATCGCTTTAAAGAAGAAACTGACTGCATTCTATAAGGACTACAGCGCGGAACTGGACGCTAAAGTTACCGCAAAATTGCTGGCTCTTTATGCCAATAAAACTGCTCCTCAATTCTTACCGGCAGGATTTGAAAAGTATAAAAATGAAGCCCAAAACATCCAGTCTTTTGAAGAAATTTCTAAAAACTCGATCATCACAGGAAGATCTGAAGTCAACGGGGCTTCTTTAGCTCAGGATATTGACAAGGCATTTTCTAATCAGGATAAATTAATCAAAGCATTGAAAAAAGATCCTGTTTATCAGCCTTTCACATCCATAAGAGATACTTATATGACCAAAGCAGATCCTCAGTTTACATCGCTTCAGATGAAAATTGATGCATTGCAAAAAACATATATGGCTCAGCAAATGGCAACGGATAAAGACAGAAAATTCTTCCCGGATGCCAATTCTACGCTTCGTGTAACGTACGGAAAAGTGAAAGGTTCTTCACCAAGAGACGCGGTTTCATACAACTACCAGACGCATTTGGCGGGGGTGATGGAAAAATACGTTCCGGGAGATTATGAGTTTGATGTTCCTAAAAAGCTGATCGATCTTTACAACAAAAAAGATTTCGGAAATTATAAGGATAAAACCGGTGATGTTCCTGTAGGATTCACTGCTACCAACCATACAACGGGTGGAAATTCGGGAAGTCCGGCTTTGGATGCGAATGGAAATTTAGTTGGATTAAACTTCGACAGACAATGGGAAGGAACGATGAGCGACATCAATTATGACCCGCGTTTCAGCCGAAATATCATGGTTGATACCAAGTATATTCTTTTCATTATTGATAAATATGCCGATTCAAAATGGCTGATTGATGAAATGAAAATCGTAAAATAA
- a CDS encoding DUF7619 domain-containing protein, whose protein sequence is MRKIYLIIFLIMFAVSQAQIVNIPDANFKAKLLAADVTNSIASTGSGNFNMKIDTNNNGEIEVSEALQVGTLRLYGGGISDITGIAAFANLGALEISGNSVTSVNLSSNTNLGQISFDAAPSISSLNITNCNNLNRVYLSNTSITSLDLQNRPNLKYLYVFNTPLTSLNVSGSTQIIELDVENTQLTSFDASNLQNVFAFYLRKNPLLSSINFTNANIELIDINKNNLSTVNIQNQSKLRMIDCGENHLTSLYAPGCPDMRIIYCDYNLLTSLNTSIYPLLNSLYCNNNSIQSLDLSQNPEFNTINCTTNGMSFLNLKNGKNQLNNSTGITYNPNLVICCDESELAMIQNMINSAPVFFSTYQATTYCSFTPGGTFYTVLGNTKYDSNNNGCDVNDLSKAFQKFDITSGTTSGSVIANNSGNYSIPLQAGNHTITPFFENPGYFTASPASLAVNFPSQASPLTQNFCLTANGTHNDLEVAIIPVTNARPGFEAKYKIIYKNKGTGTQSGTFSFDYNDNLMNYVTSTTGPASQSTGILNWNFTHLLPFETREITVTFILNTPTQTPALNGGDILHYTAQVNGATDDTPLDNTFTLNQTVVNSFDPNDKTCLEGTTIAQAKVGDYVHYLIRFENTGTANAQNIVVKDIIDTSKYDVSSLIAMNGSHNFVTRVTAPNVVEFIFENIQLPFDDANNDGYVSFKIKTKSTLNLGDSFSNTAKIYFDYNAPIVTNTYTTTVQNLLATSETGKENGDISIYPNPVKDVLNIQSKTEILKAEIYDATGRILYSSSVKGNYINVSELTKGNYIIRLFTKDKIFTHKFIKN, encoded by the coding sequence ACAATGGCGAAATTGAAGTATCGGAAGCATTACAAGTCGGAACTCTAAGATTGTACGGAGGAGGAATATCCGACATCACAGGAATTGCTGCTTTTGCAAATTTAGGAGCACTGGAAATATCAGGAAACAGTGTAACTTCAGTAAACTTAAGCTCCAATACTAATCTGGGGCAAATCAGTTTCGATGCTGCACCTTCCATAAGCTCCCTTAATATTACCAATTGCAATAACTTGAACAGGGTTTACCTTAGCAACACATCTATTACTTCATTGGACTTGCAGAACAGGCCTAATTTAAAATACTTATATGTATTTAATACTCCTCTTACAAGCTTAAATGTTTCCGGATCTACTCAGATTATTGAACTGGATGTGGAAAATACTCAGCTTACATCATTTGATGCATCTAATCTGCAGAATGTTTTTGCTTTCTACCTTAGAAAAAACCCTCTATTGTCTAGTATTAATTTCACTAATGCCAATATCGAATTAATAGATATCAACAAGAATAATTTGTCAACTGTCAATATTCAGAACCAGAGCAAACTTCGTATGATAGACTGCGGGGAAAACCATCTGACAAGTCTGTATGCTCCGGGATGTCCGGATATGAGAATCATTTATTGTGATTATAATTTACTTACAAGCCTGAATACCTCGATATATCCTCTTTTAAACTCATTATATTGTAATAATAATTCTATTCAGTCTCTGGATCTTTCCCAAAATCCTGAATTTAATACAATAAATTGTACCACCAACGGAATGAGTTTTCTAAACCTGAAAAATGGAAAAAATCAACTCAACAATTCAACAGGCATTACTTATAACCCCAACCTTGTAATCTGCTGTGATGAAAGTGAATTGGCCATGATTCAGAATATGATCAATAGTGCTCCTGTCTTTTTCTCTACCTATCAGGCCACTACTTATTGTTCATTTACCCCGGGTGGAACCTTCTATACTGTTCTGGGAAATACAAAATATGATAGCAATAATAACGGCTGCGATGTTAATGATCTCAGCAAAGCATTCCAAAAATTCGATATTACCAGTGGAACGACTTCCGGGAGTGTGATAGCCAATAACTCAGGAAATTATTCCATTCCGTTGCAAGCTGGAAATCATACTATTACTCCATTTTTTGAAAACCCGGGATACTTTACTGCTTCACCGGCAAGTTTAGCTGTTAATTTTCCTTCGCAAGCAAGCCCTTTAACGCAAAACTTCTGTCTCACAGCAAACGGCACCCACAATGATCTGGAAGTGGCCATTATTCCAGTGACAAATGCAAGACCTGGTTTTGAAGCAAAATATAAAATCATTTACAAAAACAAAGGAACGGGAACACAATCCGGAACATTTTCATTTGATTACAACGATAATTTGATGAACTATGTTACCTCAACAACAGGTCCGGCTTCACAATCAACCGGTATTTTAAACTGGAATTTTACCCATCTTCTTCCATTTGAAACAAGAGAGATTACTGTAACGTTTATCTTAAATACACCAACACAAACTCCGGCATTAAACGGCGGCGACATTCTTCACTACACCGCACAAGTGAACGGAGCTACGGATGACACACCGTTGGATAATACATTTACTTTAAACCAAACTGTTGTCAACTCTTTCGATCCGAACGACAAAACCTGTCTGGAAGGAACAACAATTGCACAAGCAAAGGTTGGAGATTACGTTCATTATCTGATCAGATTTGAAAATACAGGGACGGCAAATGCCCAGAATATTGTTGTAAAAGATATTATTGACACCTCAAAATATGATGTATCAAGCTTAATAGCGATGAACGGAAGCCACAATTTTGTAACTCGGGTTACAGCGCCAAACGTTGTGGAATTCATTTTTGAAAATATTCAGCTTCCTTTTGATGATGCGAATAATGACGGATATGTTTCATTTAAAATTAAAACAAAATCTACATTAAATCTTGGGGACAGCTTCAGCAATACTGCAAAAATCTACTTCGATTATAACGCTCCGATCGTTACAAATACCTATACAACAACTGTTCAGAATCTGCTTGCAACCTCGGAAACTGGTAAAGAAAACGGTGATATCAGCATTTATCCTAATCCGGTAAAAGATGTTTTGAATATCCAGTCAAAAACGGAAATTTTAAAAGCGGAAATCTACGATGCAACAGGAAGAATTTTATATTCATCTTCTGTAAAAGGAAATTATATCAATGTTTCTGAACTTACAAAAGGAAATTATATCATCAGATTATTTACAAAAGATAAAATATTCACTCATAAATTTATCAAAAATTAA
- a CDS encoding M16 family metallopeptidase: MTEKRYQETIHTDKNNYEYITISHDENKVRIYTLKNGLKVFLSQNFDAPRIQTYIPVRTGSNNDPADNTGLAHYLEHMMFKGTSKLGSQNWEKESELLNQISDLYENHKAENDPDKKKEIYRKIDEVSQEASQYAIANEYDKAISSLGATGTNAHTWFDETVYKNNIPNNELEKWLKVEKERFSELVLRLFHTELESVYEEFNRAQDNDTRLVQYELMDALFPTHPNGQQTTLGKAEHLKNPSMKAIHKYFDEYYVPNNYAMVLVGDFDFEETIQLIDQYFGAIPYRELPKKTPIIEKPITEIIKRTVKSPTTPRVQLAWRTESYGTREAMLADIVVNILSNRGEAGLLDLNINQTQKLLWGQAFSVGLRQYGYFSIVAVPKETQTLDEAKNLVLEQVELMKKGEFPDWMLPAIINDFKVQRMKTLETADGLATNLYDTYIKGRTWEEELNEMDEYAAFTKEDVVAFANEFFKENYVIVYKEKGVNDKLIRVENPGITPIKINREAQSEFLQEILAEKTEDIQPEFIDYQKEIKTDLVKDKKLNFVKNKYNEIAQVHFIFPFGSDNDRDLGISTQVLQYLGTEKFSPEDLKKEFFKIGVTNDFKTTNDQLTISLNGLEENIEKGIELLQHWMYDVKPDQDIYNQFVNTVLENRAAVKKDKGRIMTALTNYTKLGEFSRFTDIISKEELESSKVEVFTDRMKKLFKFPYQIFFYGKDFENFKGYIGNYVENESFQIPEPKKYPEPETSGKVYFTDYDMVQMEMSKVGKGHDVNPENFGKINVFNEYFGRGLSSIVFQEIRESKSLAYSAYVSYAANSELNHPDYITTYIGTQPDKLQIAVDTMTELMDELPEVPIQFENAKNAALKQIASTRITRTNIFFNTLRLKKLNIYHDFRKDIYKQIESLTLNDLKQFYQTDIKPIHFNTAIIGKKENLNMEAVNQMGAFKEVSLKDIFGH; encoded by the coding sequence ATGACGGAAAAAAGATACCAGGAAACGATACATACAGATAAAAATAATTACGAATACATCACCATTTCTCACGACGAAAATAAAGTAAGAATTTATACTTTAAAAAATGGATTGAAAGTTTTTCTTTCCCAGAATTTTGATGCTCCGAGAATTCAGACTTACATTCCGGTACGGACGGGAAGCAATAATGATCCTGCTGATAACACCGGTTTGGCGCATTATCTTGAGCATATGATGTTCAAAGGAACTTCAAAATTAGGAAGTCAGAACTGGGAGAAGGAAAGTGAATTATTAAACCAGATTTCAGATTTATATGAAAATCATAAAGCTGAAAACGATCCTGATAAAAAGAAAGAAATTTACAGAAAAATCGACGAAGTTTCTCAGGAAGCCAGTCAGTATGCGATTGCAAATGAATATGACAAAGCCATTTCTTCGTTAGGGGCAACCGGAACAAATGCCCACACTTGGTTTGACGAAACGGTTTACAAAAATAATATCCCCAACAACGAGCTTGAAAAATGGCTGAAAGTCGAAAAAGAAAGATTTTCAGAATTAGTTTTAAGACTTTTCCACACAGAATTGGAGTCGGTGTACGAGGAATTCAACAGAGCGCAGGATAATGACACGCGATTGGTACAGTATGAACTGATGGATGCTCTTTTCCCAACACATCCGAACGGTCAGCAAACGACCTTAGGTAAGGCAGAACATTTGAAAAATCCTTCTATGAAGGCGATTCATAAATATTTTGATGAATATTATGTTCCTAATAATTATGCGATGGTTTTGGTGGGAGATTTCGATTTTGAAGAAACAATTCAACTTATAGATCAGTATTTTGGAGCGATTCCTTACAGGGAATTGCCGAAAAAGACACCGATCATCGAAAAACCGATCACTGAAATTATAAAAAGAACGGTAAAAAGCCCGACAACACCTAGAGTTCAATTAGCCTGGAGAACCGAAAGCTATGGAACAAGGGAAGCCATGCTTGCAGATATTGTGGTGAACATTTTAAGCAATAGAGGAGAAGCGGGATTGTTGGATTTAAATATCAATCAAACCCAGAAATTGCTTTGGGGACAGGCTTTTTCGGTGGGTTTAAGACAGTACGGATATTTCTCAATAGTTGCCGTTCCGAAAGAAACACAGACGTTGGATGAAGCGAAAAATCTGGTATTGGAACAGGTAGAATTGATGAAAAAGGGTGAATTCCCGGATTGGATGCTTCCTGCGATCATCAACGATTTCAAAGTGCAGAGAATGAAAACGCTGGAAACTGCAGACGGATTGGCTACCAACCTTTACGACACCTATATCAAAGGCAGAACCTGGGAAGAGGAATTGAATGAAATGGATGAATATGCCGCCTTTACCAAAGAAGACGTTGTAGCTTTTGCCAACGAGTTTTTCAAAGAAAATTATGTAATTGTTTACAAGGAAAAAGGAGTCAATGATAAATTAATACGTGTTGAAAATCCTGGGATCACACCCATAAAAATCAATCGTGAAGCTCAATCGGAGTTTTTGCAGGAAATTTTAGCAGAGAAAACGGAAGATATTCAGCCGGAATTTATTGATTATCAGAAAGAAATTAAAACAGATTTAGTTAAAGATAAAAAGCTCAATTTCGTTAAAAATAAATATAACGAGATTGCACAGGTTCATTTCATTTTCCCGTTTGGAAGTGATAATGACCGCGATTTGGGAATTTCTACGCAGGTTCTTCAATATTTGGGAACGGAAAAATTTTCACCGGAAGATCTCAAAAAAGAATTCTTTAAAATCGGCGTTACGAATGATTTTAAAACGACAAATGATCAGCTTACTATATCTTTAAACGGTCTGGAAGAAAACATCGAAAAAGGTATCGAGCTGCTTCAGCACTGGATGTATGACGTAAAACCCGATCAGGATATTTACAACCAGTTTGTAAATACTGTTTTAGAAAACCGAGCCGCAGTGAAGAAGGATAAAGGACGTATCATGACGGCCTTGACAAACTATACGAAATTAGGTGAATTCTCCCGCTTTACGGATATTATTTCGAAAGAAGAGTTGGAGAGCAGTAAAGTTGAGGTTTTCACAGACAGAATGAAAAAATTATTCAAATTTCCGTATCAAATATTTTTCTACGGTAAGGATTTTGAAAATTTTAAAGGATATATTGGAAATTACGTTGAAAATGAAAGCTTCCAGATCCCTGAGCCTAAAAAATATCCTGAACCGGAAACCAGCGGAAAGGTTTATTTTACCGACTACGACATGGTGCAGATGGAAATGAGCAAAGTTGGAAAAGGGCACGATGTAAACCCTGAAAATTTCGGAAAGATCAATGTTTTTAATGAATATTTCGGACGTGGATTGTCATCTATTGTTTTTCAGGAAATCCGTGAGAGTAAGAGTCTGGCGTATTCAGCGTATGTTTCTTACGCGGCCAATTCAGAGTTGAATCATCCGGATTATATCACGACTTACATCGGGACGCAGCCTGACAAATTGCAGATCGCCGTCGATACCATGACCGAACTGATGGATGAACTTCCGGAAGTTCCGATTCAGTTTGAAAATGCTAAAAATGCAGCTTTAAAACAAATTGCATCCACAAGAATTACCAGAACGAATATTTTCTTTAATACATTAAGGTTAAAAAAATTAAACATATACCACGATTTTAGAAAAGATATTTACAAGCAGATCGAAAGTCTGACATTGAATGATTTAAAGCAATTTTATCAGACAGATATCAAGCCTATTCACTTCAATACAGCCATTATCGGGAAAAAAGAAAACCTGAATATGGAAGCTGTGAACCAAATGGGAGCGTTTAAAGAGGTAAGTTTAAAAGATATTTTTGGACATTAA
- a CDS encoding MgtC/SapB family protein has product MEFLKDHSIQNELLLIFISVILGILIGAEREYRNKSAGLRTFILICFGSCLFTILSIKIGVADPDRIAANIITGIGFLGAGVIFKGDNKIDGITTATTIWATASIGMAVGSGYVYLAALGTVLVLLILSSLTSFEKIIDKEHRIREYKIAVVNYHDIAYCEEIFKRHHLKFTISKQQYTQGNLATSWIITGKSVNHEALMKALMEDEKILAYQF; this is encoded by the coding sequence ATGGAATTTTTAAAGGATCATTCTATTCAAAATGAACTGCTGCTGATTTTCATCTCCGTCATCCTGGGAATCCTGATCGGGGCAGAACGCGAGTACAGGAACAAGTCGGCGGGTTTGCGTACTTTTATTTTGATATGTTTCGGGTCCTGCCTGTTTACCATTCTTTCCATAAAAATAGGTGTTGCAGATCCCGACCGTATTGCCGCCAATATCATCACGGGAATCGGTTTTTTGGGTGCAGGTGTTATTTTCAAGGGCGATAATAAAATTGATGGAATCACCACTGCGACAACCATTTGGGCAACAGCTTCCATCGGAATGGCCGTCGGTTCCGGGTATGTTTATCTGGCTGCTTTGGGGACAGTTCTTGTTTTGTTGATTTTAAGTTCGCTCACTTCTTTTGAAAAAATTATCGACAAAGAACATAGAATCCGGGAATATAAAATTGCTGTTGTCAATTATCATGACATTGCTTATTGTGAAGAAATTTTTAAGAGACACCATTTAAAATTCACGATTTCGAAACAACAATACACTCAGGGAAATCTTGCCACTTCATGGATCATTACAGGCAAAAGTGTTAATCATGAAGCATTAATGAAAGCCCTCATGGAGGATGAAAAAATTCTTGCTTATCAGTTTTGA
- a CDS encoding sigma-54-dependent transcriptional regulator, producing MSGNILIIDDEIKLLKLLGMILSQENFNVKEASTARSAMTMLEQYDFDVVLSDVRLPDAFGIDLVKSIKTKYPHQEIILMTAFGNITDAVQAMKNGAYDYLVKGDDNEKIIPLVYKALEKVKDNKSKIVQKNTAQKGFSQIIGNSPLILQAKKLAEKVALTDATVLLTGETGTGKEVFANAIHEGSDRKKNNFVAINCSAFSKEILESELFGHKAGAFTGAIKDKKGLVEEANAGTLFLDEIGEMPIELQAKLLRVLETKEFIKMGETKVSRSDFRLIAATNRDLEEEIKQAHFREDLYFRLNVFEITLPPLRERKEDLKALAKNFVNVFSQKLHISNVQVTPEYYKTLEKNDWKGNIRELRNTVERSLILMNDHILDAESLPHYSEKISTEKDSLSIRSLEKEHILKVLQYTKGNKAEAARLLEIGIATLYRKLEEYNLR from the coding sequence ATGTCCGGAAACATTCTGATCATCGATGATGAGATCAAGCTCCTGAAATTATTAGGAATGATCCTTTCTCAAGAAAATTTTAACGTAAAAGAAGCCTCAACAGCGCGTTCGGCAATGACAATGCTTGAGCAGTACGATTTTGATGTTGTTTTAAGTGATGTCCGGCTTCCCGACGCTTTCGGGATCGATCTGGTGAAATCTATTAAGACAAAATATCCCCATCAGGAAATTATACTTATGACGGCTTTCGGAAATATTACGGATGCGGTTCAGGCGATGAAAAACGGAGCGTATGATTATCTGGTGAAAGGTGATGATAATGAGAAAATTATCCCATTGGTTTACAAAGCTTTAGAAAAAGTAAAAGATAATAAATCTAAAATTGTTCAGAAAAATACGGCTCAAAAAGGGTTTAGTCAGATTATCGGAAATTCACCTTTGATTCTTCAGGCAAAGAAGTTGGCTGAAAAAGTGGCCTTAACGGATGCAACTGTCCTGTTGACCGGCGAAACAGGAACCGGAAAAGAGGTTTTTGCGAACGCCATTCATGAAGGGAGTGACAGAAAGAAAAATAATTTTGTGGCGATCAACTGCTCCGCATTCAGTAAAGAAATCCTGGAAAGCGAACTTTTCGGGCACAAAGCAGGAGCTTTTACTGGAGCCATAAAAGACAAAAAAGGTCTTGTAGAAGAAGCTAACGCCGGTACTTTGTTCCTCGACGAAATCGGCGAAATGCCTATCGAACTTCAGGCAAAATTACTCCGCGTTCTGGAAACCAAAGAGTTTATCAAAATGGGGGAAACCAAAGTCTCAAGATCTGATTTCAGGCTGATAGCCGCAACCAACCGTGATTTGGAAGAAGAAATTAAGCAGGCACATTTTCGCGAAGATTTATATTTCAGGTTAAATGTTTTTGAAATTACCCTTCCTCCCCTTCGTGAAAGAAAAGAAGATCTAAAAGCTTTGGCTAAAAATTTTGTGAATGTTTTCTCTCAAAAGCTGCATATTTCCAATGTTCAGGTCACTCCGGAATATTACAAAACCTTAGAAAAAAACGATTGGAAAGGTAATATCCGCGAACTCCGGAATACCGTTGAGAGAAGTTTAATCTTAATGAATGACCATATTCTAGATGCAGAAAGTCTTCCTCATTATTCTGAAAAAATTTCTACAGAAAAAGATTCTCTAAGTATAAGATCTTTAGAAAAAGAACATATTTTAAAAGTTTTACAATATACCAAAGGCAACAAAGCGGAAGCGGCAAGATTGCTGGAAATCGGGATTGCAACGTTGTACCGTAAGCTAGAAGAATATAATTTGAGATAA